The following coding sequences lie in one Pseudomonas svalbardensis genomic window:
- the copC gene encoding copper homeostasis periplasmic binding protein CopC, producing MSFLKTTTVAVALTAGLLLSAVAQAHPKLLSSTPAEGSNAAAPSKIELHFSENLTTQFSGAKLIMTDMPGMPNSPMGVKAAVAGGGDPKTMVITPAAPLTTGTYKVEWRAVSSDTHPITGNFSFKVK from the coding sequence ATGTCATTCCTTAAAACTACGACCGTAGCTGTTGCACTTACCGCCGGTTTGCTTCTGAGTGCAGTTGCTCAAGCACATCCAAAGCTCCTTTCTTCCACTCCGGCAGAAGGCTCGAATGCGGCGGCCCCTTCGAAAATTGAACTGCACTTTTCTGAGAATCTCACCACTCAGTTTTCCGGTGCAAAACTGATCATGACCGATATGCCTGGCATGCCGAACTCCCCAATGGGTGTTAAGGCCGCCGTCGCTGGTGGCGGTGATCCGAAAACGATGGTGATTACACCGGCAGCACCTTTGACCACCGGTACCTACAAAGTCGAATGGCGTGCTGTCTCCTCGGACACTCACCCGATCACCGGCAACTTCTCATTTAAAGTGAAATGA
- a CDS encoding heavy metal response regulator transcription factor, giving the protein MRLLVAEDEPKIGIYLQQGLTEAGFNVDRFTNGKVALQHALSEAYDLLILDVMMPGLDGWEVLQKVRASGKDVPVLFLTARDRVEDRVKGLELGADDYLIKPFAFSELLARVRTLLRRGNGAPSQTYMKLADLEVDLLKRRAIRGGKRIDLTAKEFALLELLLRRRGEVLPKSLIASQVWDMNFDSDTNVIEVAVRRLRAKIDDDFEVKLIHTSRGMGYMLDAPDSESE; this is encoded by the coding sequence ATGAGACTTCTGGTTGCTGAAGACGAACCCAAAATAGGTATCTATTTGCAGCAAGGACTCACGGAGGCGGGGTTCAATGTGGATCGCTTTACCAATGGCAAAGTGGCGCTTCAGCACGCTTTGAGCGAGGCCTATGACCTGCTGATTCTCGACGTCATGATGCCCGGGCTGGATGGTTGGGAAGTGCTTCAGAAGGTTCGTGCATCCGGGAAAGACGTTCCCGTGCTCTTTCTCACGGCGCGAGACCGTGTTGAGGACCGAGTAAAAGGACTTGAACTCGGAGCAGATGATTACCTGATTAAACCCTTCGCATTTTCTGAATTGCTGGCCCGTGTCAGAACGTTGCTGCGTCGGGGTAACGGCGCTCCCTCGCAAACCTACATGAAATTGGCTGATCTGGAGGTGGACCTGCTCAAGCGTCGGGCAATTCGTGGAGGTAAGCGCATAGACCTTACGGCCAAAGAGTTTGCGTTGCTTGAGCTGTTGCTACGACGTCGAGGGGAGGTGCTGCCAAAGTCACTTATCGCCTCCCAGGTTTGGGATATGAACTTCGACAGCGATACCAACGTTATCGAGGTTGCAGTGAGAAGGTTGAGGGCCAAGATAGATGACGACTTCGAGGTCAAGTTGATACATACCTCCAGGGGGATGGGTTACATGCTCGACGCGCCTGATTCGGAGTCGGAATGA
- a CDS encoding DUF305 domain-containing protein, giving the protein MSQHIKHSSSSRFTLSVRAVVMAAAVMAAAPTWTSAAEPAKSGTMPMPSEQMDHSKMDSMMGGMSKTGDVDYDFAANMRMHHQMAVKMSQAELKNGKNPEMLRMAKDIIAAQEKEIAVFDQWIKENKKP; this is encoded by the coding sequence ATGTCACAGCATATCAAACACAGCAGCTCTAGCCGATTCACTTTGTCGGTGAGAGCGGTAGTGATGGCTGCCGCTGTCATGGCGGCAGCACCGACGTGGACCAGTGCCGCAGAACCCGCAAAAAGCGGAACAATGCCGATGCCTTCCGAGCAGATGGATCACTCGAAGATGGACAGCATGATGGGTGGTATGTCCAAGACCGGCGATGTGGATTATGACTTCGCGGCCAACATGCGCATGCATCACCAGATGGCAGTCAAGATGTCACAAGCCGAACTCAAGAACGGAAAAAATCCAGAGATGCTCCGAATGGCCAAAGACATAATTGCCGCACAGGAAAAGGAAATCGCCGTTTTCGATCAGTGGATTAAAGAGAATAAAAAACCCTGA
- a CDS encoding heavy-metal-associated domain-containing protein, with protein sequence MFVLDVSGIGCGSCVSKITKAIQSLDNEAMVSVDRATGKVSVESNKSPEQVRKTVEALGFPSQISA encoded by the coding sequence ATGTTCGTCTTAGATGTTTCAGGCATTGGTTGCGGCAGTTGCGTCAGCAAAATCACCAAAGCGATTCAGTCACTGGACAACGAAGCTATGGTTTCCGTGGATCGGGCAACGGGGAAGGTGAGCGTTGAAAGTAACAAAAGCCCAGAGCAGGTTCGTAAAACTGTAGAGGCGTTAGGTTTTCCTTCCCAGATCAGCGCCTGA
- a CDS encoding efflux RND transporter periplasmic adaptor subunit gives MNLKKWNGALLVGLSLVLGVTGGYWFALQGMSEVPGAAPEQSLPSLDERKVLYWYDPMSPQQKFDKPGKSPYMDMQLVPQYADIKGDSAAVRIDPSLTQNLGVRLATVSRGVFASSLDVVGVLTFNERDVAVIQARTAGFVERVYARAPGDVIKANAALADILVPEWAAAQEEFLALRRSGDAGLLAAARQRLRLTGMPAASIAQVERSGKVQPNLTLTSPISGVLQELNVREGMTVAAGETLARVNGLSSVWLALAVPETESGSILMGQAAEARLPAFPGVVLKGVVSAILPETNPDSRTLRVRVELPNPEGRLRPGMTARVSLNRSTEENVLWVPSEAVIRTGRRALVMLAEDAGRYRPVEVLIGQENDGKTAILKGLEEGQKVVTSGQFLLDSEASLKGIVASLEEQSPTNAAASSFHEADGQIVEINDKEVTLAHGPFKTLGMPGMTMTFPLANPALMQGLKTGDKVRIAVSQTDDGLRVERLAKSGGQP, from the coding sequence ATGAACCTTAAAAAGTGGAACGGGGCATTGTTGGTAGGCCTCTCGCTGGTATTGGGTGTCACCGGTGGTTACTGGTTCGCTCTGCAGGGAATGAGCGAAGTACCTGGTGCAGCCCCGGAGCAGAGCCTCCCCTCTCTGGACGAACGCAAAGTGCTGTATTGGTACGACCCTATGTCCCCGCAGCAAAAGTTCGATAAGCCGGGTAAGTCGCCCTACATGGACATGCAGTTGGTCCCTCAGTACGCCGACATCAAAGGGGACAGCGCAGCCGTTCGCATTGATCCAAGCCTGACTCAGAATCTCGGTGTGCGACTGGCTACCGTCAGTCGAGGTGTGTTTGCTTCGAGTCTGGACGTGGTCGGTGTGTTGACCTTCAACGAGCGGGACGTCGCCGTAATCCAAGCCCGTACGGCGGGTTTCGTCGAGCGCGTGTATGCCCGTGCTCCTGGCGACGTGATCAAAGCCAATGCCGCCTTGGCGGATATTCTTGTACCTGAGTGGGCTGCCGCTCAGGAAGAGTTCCTCGCACTCAGGCGCAGTGGCGATGCGGGCTTGCTGGCAGCGGCTCGCCAGCGCTTGCGGCTCACCGGGATGCCGGCGGCATCAATTGCTCAAGTAGAGCGCAGTGGCAAAGTCCAACCAAACCTGACCCTCACCAGCCCTATTAGTGGTGTGCTGCAAGAGCTCAATGTGCGCGAGGGTATGACGGTGGCCGCCGGCGAGACACTGGCACGCGTTAATGGTTTGAGTAGCGTCTGGCTGGCCCTGGCCGTTCCCGAGACTGAATCTGGATCGATCCTCATGGGGCAAGCGGCAGAGGCGCGTTTACCCGCGTTCCCTGGGGTTGTGCTCAAGGGCGTAGTCAGCGCGATTCTTCCGGAAACCAATCCGGATAGCCGCACACTTCGCGTCCGCGTCGAGTTGCCCAACCCAGAAGGCCGACTCAGGCCGGGTATGACCGCACGAGTGAGCCTCAATCGTTCAACGGAGGAAAACGTGTTGTGGGTGCCGAGCGAGGCCGTCATTCGCACCGGTCGACGTGCCCTGGTGATGCTCGCTGAAGACGCTGGCCGCTATCGTCCTGTTGAAGTGTTGATCGGGCAGGAAAACGATGGCAAGACGGCGATATTGAAAGGTCTGGAAGAGGGCCAGAAGGTGGTTACCTCTGGCCAGTTCCTGCTCGACTCGGAGGCCAGTCTTAAGGGCATCGTTGCAAGCTTAGAGGAACAGTCACCCACCAACGCAGCAGCCTCCAGTTTTCATGAGGCGGATGGGCAGATCGTTGAGATCAACGACAAAGAAGTCACACTCGCCCATGGCCCCTTCAAAACGCTGGGCATGCCTGGCATGACGATGACTTTCCCGCTCGCCAATCCGGCTCTGATGCAGGGCCTCAAAACGGGCGACAAGGTCCGGATTGCAGTGAGCCAGACCGACGATGGCTTGCGTGTCGAGCGCCTGGCCAAATCGGGGGGCCAGCCATGA
- a CDS encoding heavy metal translocating P-type ATPase, translating to MPTISSHHDHSHAHSAPLNDDDLRDPVCAMAVTSSSKFGESYQGQTYQFCSLKCQEKFRADPERYSGNVSSAESRVSTPESAVQTGTEFTCPMHPEIRQPGPGNCPKCGMTLEPVMPTLDEEENPELRDFARRFWWSLPLTVIVTVLAMAGHSLQLLHGSIQNWIELALATPVTLWAGWPFFVRGIASIRNRSPNMWTLIGLGTAAAYLYSVMATLLPQSFPATFMQDGRISVYFEAAAVIISLTLLGQILELKARSQTSAAIKSLLGLSPKTARRINADGQEEDIPLTHVHLGDHLRVRPGEKVPVDGSVLEGESAVDESMLTGEPVPVMKRAGDSLIGATLNTHGSLVMEAQKVGAETMLSQIVQMVARAQRSKAPMQRMADSIAGYFVMGVIAIAILTFVGWGLFGPEPSWVFGLINAVAVLIIACPCALGLATPMSIMVSTGKAASMGVLFRDASAIENLCKIDTLIVDKTGTLTEGRPVFHSVEATPSFNPHDVLHLAASLDQGSEHPLAHAIVDHARTENIKLTKPESFESGSGIGVSGIVDGKKIQLGNTALMEAAGVNTKPLQERAELLRLDGISIIYLAVDGVLAGLLAVSDPIKPTSKEAVTKLKADDIKIIMATGDGLTTARAVAREMGIEEVHGEVKPQDKERLVADLQQYGRRVAMAGDGINDAPALARADVGIAMGTGTDVAMNSAQLTLVKGDLMGILRARALSVATVKNMRQNLGFAFLYNAMGIPLAAGLLYPLTGHLLSPMIAAIAMSVSSASVVFNALRLRNTRID from the coding sequence ATGCCTACCATATCGAGCCACCACGACCACAGTCACGCCCATAGTGCTCCGCTCAATGACGATGATCTACGTGACCCGGTGTGCGCAATGGCAGTCACTTCATCAAGTAAGTTTGGTGAGTCTTATCAGGGACAGACATATCAATTTTGTAGCCTGAAATGCCAGGAGAAGTTTCGAGCTGATCCTGAACGCTACAGCGGTAATGTTTCGAGCGCCGAGTCCCGCGTCAGCACTCCAGAGTCTGCGGTACAGACAGGCACTGAGTTTACCTGTCCGATGCACCCGGAAATACGCCAGCCCGGACCCGGCAACTGCCCTAAATGTGGCATGACATTAGAGCCGGTCATGCCCACGCTCGATGAAGAAGAAAATCCTGAACTCCGGGATTTCGCCCGCCGCTTTTGGTGGTCGCTGCCATTAACCGTGATAGTGACAGTGCTCGCCATGGCGGGGCACTCGTTACAACTCCTCCATGGCTCGATCCAAAACTGGATCGAGCTCGCTCTGGCGACACCGGTGACCTTATGGGCAGGTTGGCCCTTTTTTGTAAGGGGCATAGCCTCTATTAGAAATCGCAGTCCAAACATGTGGACTCTGATCGGTTTGGGTACCGCCGCAGCCTACCTTTACAGCGTCATGGCAACGCTCTTACCCCAAAGCTTTCCCGCCACCTTCATGCAAGATGGACGTATCAGCGTCTACTTCGAAGCCGCCGCGGTCATCATCTCGCTCACCTTGCTTGGGCAGATTCTTGAGCTCAAAGCCCGATCGCAAACCTCCGCCGCCATTAAGTCCCTTCTCGGTCTATCGCCCAAGACCGCACGCCGGATCAATGCCGATGGACAGGAAGAAGACATTCCTCTCACCCATGTCCACCTTGGAGACCATCTGCGGGTCAGGCCTGGTGAAAAGGTGCCAGTTGATGGTTCAGTACTGGAGGGCGAAAGTGCGGTGGATGAGTCCATGCTCACTGGCGAGCCAGTGCCGGTAATGAAGAGAGCTGGAGATAGCCTGATCGGTGCCACGCTGAATACACATGGCAGCTTGGTAATGGAGGCGCAGAAGGTCGGCGCTGAGACCATGCTGTCACAAATCGTACAGATGGTCGCTCGGGCTCAGCGCTCCAAAGCACCCATGCAACGAATGGCCGACTCTATTGCTGGCTACTTTGTGATGGGTGTTATCGCGATTGCGATACTGACATTTGTCGGCTGGGGGCTTTTTGGCCCTGAGCCCAGTTGGGTGTTTGGTCTGATCAACGCTGTCGCCGTGCTGATCATCGCTTGTCCCTGTGCGTTGGGTCTTGCTACGCCCATGTCGATCATGGTTTCGACAGGTAAAGCAGCCAGCATGGGTGTGCTGTTCAGGGATGCCAGTGCCATCGAAAACCTTTGCAAGATCGACACGCTGATTGTCGATAAGACAGGCACCCTGACAGAGGGACGGCCAGTGTTTCACAGCGTGGAGGCCACACCCAGTTTCAATCCCCACGATGTTCTTCATCTGGCTGCCAGCCTTGATCAGGGCAGCGAACATCCCTTGGCTCATGCAATCGTCGATCACGCCCGAACCGAGAACATTAAGCTCACCAAGCCAGAATCCTTTGAGTCTGGTTCAGGTATCGGGGTCAGTGGCATCGTTGATGGCAAGAAGATCCAGCTGGGGAACACCGCGTTGATGGAAGCCGCAGGCGTGAACACCAAGCCCCTACAAGAGCGTGCAGAGTTGTTGCGACTTGACGGCATCAGCATCATCTACCTCGCAGTCGACGGGGTATTGGCAGGGTTGTTGGCAGTATCAGATCCAATTAAGCCGACCTCCAAAGAAGCAGTCACCAAGCTCAAGGCTGATGACATCAAAATCATCATGGCTACTGGCGACGGGCTCACCACCGCTCGGGCTGTCGCCAGGGAGATGGGGATTGAAGAAGTCCACGGTGAAGTAAAACCTCAGGACAAGGAACGTCTGGTCGCAGACCTCCAGCAATACGGCCGGAGGGTCGCCATGGCTGGCGACGGTATCAACGACGCACCGGCCTTGGCGCGAGCAGATGTGGGCATCGCCATGGGGACAGGGACTGACGTTGCGATGAATAGCGCGCAACTCACGCTGGTAAAAGGCGACTTGATGGGGATTTTACGAGCACGGGCTCTTTCGGTTGCAACGGTAAAAAACATGCGGCAAAACTTGGGTTTCGCCTTTCTTTATAACGCGATGGGTATCCCCCTAGCCGCAGGCCTTCTCTATCCACTGACGGGACACCTCCTGTCGCCAATGATCGCGGCCATAGCCATGAGCGTCAGTTCTGCATCTGTAGTTTTCAATGCGTTGAGACTTAGGAATACCCGAATTGACTGA
- a CDS encoding heavy metal sensor histidine kinase: protein MNRMSLTTRMSLMFMLAVTAVLTVAGLSFNNLSRHHFKMLDQQALNEKLHSTQRILSGLNSIDQFSDFKPELEALLGAHLDLTALIIDGDGKLLFADPGPVDIPKEFRTTTNNTVWEWREQGQMFRGVTAQAVVTGQEKPLTVILIFDVTQHMSFFETLERWFWIGLVISALVSAALGWMVASSGMRPIHQVTRVAASMSAKSLKDRIPLAPVPKELQQMVLSFNAMLSRLDDAFVRLSNFSADIAHELRTPVSNLMTHTEVVLSRKRNIEDYEDNLYSNLDDLKRMSRMIDDMLFLAKSDNGLITHENKPIDLVEVVEKLLEYYRLLADERGIELTVSGRGSVRGDVLMLHRAISNLLSNALRYTSEGKTISVEILQKEMSVLVVVENHGEPIAPEHLEKLFDRFYRVDPARREGSPSNAGLGLSITRSIIEAHDGKIWCTSCDGKTAFHLEFPRVDLTVS, encoded by the coding sequence ATGAACCGAATGTCCCTGACGACCCGCATGAGTCTGATGTTCATGCTCGCGGTAACGGCCGTGCTCACGGTCGCCGGACTCAGTTTCAATAACCTCAGCCGGCATCACTTTAAGATGCTGGATCAGCAGGCATTGAACGAAAAGCTCCACTCGACCCAGAGAATTTTGTCCGGGTTGAACAGCATCGATCAATTCAGCGATTTTAAGCCTGAACTGGAAGCGCTGCTCGGTGCTCACCTTGATTTGACTGCCCTGATAATCGATGGTGACGGCAAGCTATTGTTTGCTGATCCCGGTCCGGTAGATATTCCGAAGGAGTTCCGCACAACCACAAACAACACCGTCTGGGAGTGGCGGGAGCAAGGGCAGATGTTCCGTGGCGTGACGGCACAAGCCGTTGTGACGGGACAAGAAAAACCGTTGACCGTTATTTTGATCTTTGATGTTACTCAGCATATGTCCTTTTTCGAAACGCTTGAACGATGGTTTTGGATAGGATTAGTGATCAGCGCGTTGGTCAGCGCTGCACTCGGCTGGATGGTAGCAAGCAGTGGCATGCGGCCTATTCACCAGGTCACGCGGGTCGCTGCGTCAATGTCAGCAAAATCACTCAAAGATCGCATCCCCTTAGCACCCGTTCCCAAAGAGCTTCAGCAAATGGTGCTTTCTTTTAACGCAATGTTGTCCAGGCTGGACGATGCATTTGTCCGTTTATCGAACTTTTCCGCAGACATTGCCCACGAGCTACGGACCCCTGTCAGCAATTTGATGACCCACACGGAAGTGGTGCTTTCAAGAAAAAGGAATATTGAAGACTACGAAGACAATCTGTATTCAAATCTTGATGACTTGAAGCGTATGAGTCGGATGATTGATGACATGCTTTTTTTGGCCAAATCTGACAATGGTCTGATCACACACGAGAACAAACCAATAGATCTCGTGGAAGTCGTAGAAAAACTGCTCGAATACTACCGTCTGTTGGCTGATGAGCGAGGGATTGAACTCACGGTTTCAGGAAGGGGCAGCGTCCGAGGCGATGTCCTTATGCTCCACAGAGCCATTTCTAATCTGCTCTCTAACGCGCTTCGCTACACCTCTGAAGGGAAGACGATCAGTGTCGAAATCCTCCAGAAGGAGATGTCGGTATTGGTCGTCGTGGAGAACCACGGAGAACCCATTGCCCCCGAACATCTTGAAAAGCTTTTCGATCGTTTTTATCGCGTAGACCCAGCGCGGCGAGAAGGGAGTCCAAGCAACGCAGGGCTAGGTCTGTCGATTACTCGATCAATTATTGAAGCGCATGATGGCAAGATCTGGTGTACGTCATGTGACGGGAAAACGGCCTTTCATCTAGAGTTTCCTCGTGTTGACTTGACGGTCAGCTGA
- a CDS encoding cupredoxin domain-containing protein, with amino-acid sequence MKAKLVSPVIAAITLLFGATAMASAGHGKEDIGQPGVASEVTRTVDVEMGDVFFKPESIDVKPGETIRFVLRNEGSLLHEFNIGKAAAHAAHQKEMASMFQNGTLNPTGTGKTMSGMGHSMGGMKMVAMEHNDPNSVLIEPGATQELIWTFNNSTGLQFACNVPGHYQSGMVGPFDLK; translated from the coding sequence ATGAAAGCTAAGCTCGTTTCCCCTGTCATCGCAGCAATCACTCTACTCTTCGGTGCTACGGCTATGGCCAGCGCAGGGCATGGAAAAGAGGACATCGGCCAGCCTGGAGTCGCCTCTGAGGTTACCCGTACGGTGGACGTCGAGATGGGCGATGTTTTCTTCAAACCTGAAAGCATCGACGTAAAGCCTGGTGAAACTATTCGATTTGTACTTCGCAATGAGGGTTCGCTGCTGCACGAGTTCAACATCGGCAAAGCCGCTGCTCATGCAGCACACCAAAAAGAAATGGCAAGCATGTTCCAGAACGGGACGCTTAACCCCACCGGTACCGGGAAAACGATGAGCGGTATGGGCCACAGCATGGGTGGAATGAAGATGGTCGCAATGGAGCACAACGACCCGAACAGCGTCCTGATTGAGCCTGGCGCAACCCAGGAGCTGATCTGGACCTTCAACAACAGCACAGGCCTTCAGTTTGCCTGCAACGTGCCGGGGCATTACCAGTCAGGGATGGTTGGTCCGTTTGACCTGAAGTAA
- the copD gene encoding copper homeostasis membrane protein CopD produces MSDSINIVVRFALYFDLMLLFGLAIFGLYSLRGKERVSGTVLNFESLLYGTSVAGVALSLVAMLLLAKAMSGVSELMELHHHIFEMVLMGTDVGLTWMVRIAALVMAIIGVALNKRFPTPSLWIVTVCGAIALATLAWTGHGAMDEGSRRYWHFIADIFHLLAAGGWLGALLAFALLLRLKSLKGEQEARILARVLTGFESAGAVIVVIISITGVVNYLFVIGPNLDEVMLSTYGVLLFLKILLFAGMIVLATLNRFHLSPVLERSVRNGEYSAAVNALRRSMTLEFLMAVIIICLVAWLGTLSPEMEMSAG; encoded by the coding sequence ATGAGCGACTCAATAAATATTGTGGTTCGCTTTGCTCTCTATTTCGACCTGATGTTGTTATTCGGATTGGCAATTTTCGGCTTGTACAGCCTCAGGGGAAAGGAAAGAGTATCGGGCACGGTCTTGAATTTTGAGTCGCTTCTTTACGGTACTTCTGTTGCAGGTGTAGCTCTATCCCTTGTCGCCATGTTGTTGCTTGCGAAAGCAATGAGCGGTGTGTCGGAGCTTATGGAGCTACATCACCATATTTTTGAAATGGTCCTCATGGGGACTGACGTCGGGTTGACCTGGATGGTCCGAATAGCTGCCTTGGTGATGGCAATTATTGGCGTCGCACTGAATAAGCGATTTCCGACACCCAGTCTCTGGATCGTCACCGTATGCGGAGCGATTGCGTTGGCGACGTTGGCTTGGACAGGGCACGGTGCCATGGATGAAGGCAGCCGACGCTACTGGCATTTCATCGCCGATATATTCCATCTTTTAGCCGCAGGTGGCTGGTTGGGGGCTCTACTGGCATTCGCTCTACTGCTGCGGTTGAAATCGCTAAAGGGCGAACAAGAAGCTCGAATTCTTGCACGGGTGCTAACTGGTTTTGAATCGGCCGGCGCTGTGATCGTAGTGATCATAAGCATCACAGGCGTAGTGAATTATCTGTTTGTCATCGGTCCAAATCTCGATGAAGTGATGCTCAGTACGTACGGTGTACTGCTGTTTTTGAAGATCCTGCTCTTTGCCGGGATGATCGTGTTAGCCACGCTGAACCGCTTTCACCTAAGTCCGGTATTGGAGCGGTCAGTTCGAAATGGAGAATACTCTGCCGCGGTCAATGCCTTGCGCCGCAGCATGACACTCGAATTTTTAATGGCAGTCATCATAATTTGTCTTGTCGCATGGTTAGGCACTTTAAGTCCGGAAATGGAAATGAGCGCGGGATAG
- a CDS encoding TolC family protein, with product MNSKCYCTGWSLVAGLAASVLALPSLAAALTLDEALQLAENNAPSLTAQDAKIQAASSAAIPAGELPDPKLLLGVQNYPIGGPDRWSIDQDFMTMRMVGVSQEMPNSAKRKARIEVADAAIDRAAAERRVERLKVRQATALAWINSYSVERKDALFQDFYKENRLLADTVRAQIAGGRAQPADAVTPKQEAAQLEEQQDDLIRQRAQARAALKRWIGPAANDKPVGSLPEWPVEASGYSHKLQHHPELAAFAPMTREAQAKVREAEAEKQSDWSWEVDYQNRGRQFGDMVSVQFSWDLPLFPDSRQNPKIAAKHAELNQLEAEREALSREHTQQLEDELADYERLNRAVHRTQDSLLPLAKEKVELSMASYRAGKGDLSSVVAARRELIEARLKQIDVEEQRALTSARLHFAYGESSQ from the coding sequence ATGAACTCCAAGTGCTATTGCACAGGGTGGTCCCTCGTGGCCGGCCTGGCGGCAAGCGTACTAGCATTGCCGAGTCTCGCTGCTGCATTGACACTCGATGAAGCTTTGCAGCTGGCTGAAAACAATGCGCCGTCGCTGACTGCACAAGACGCGAAAATTCAGGCCGCCAGTAGTGCGGCCATCCCCGCTGGTGAACTACCCGATCCCAAGTTGCTGCTAGGCGTACAGAACTACCCCATTGGGGGGCCGGATCGCTGGAGCATCGACCAGGACTTCATGACTATGCGAATGGTCGGAGTCAGTCAGGAGATGCCCAACAGCGCCAAGCGCAAAGCCCGAATCGAGGTCGCTGATGCGGCCATTGACCGCGCCGCCGCTGAGCGCCGGGTCGAACGTCTAAAGGTTCGTCAGGCCACGGCGTTGGCCTGGATCAACAGCTACTCCGTTGAGCGTAAAGACGCGCTCTTTCAGGACTTCTACAAAGAAAACCGTCTGCTGGCTGATACCGTCCGTGCACAAATTGCCGGCGGCCGCGCTCAACCTGCTGATGCAGTAACGCCCAAACAGGAAGCGGCACAACTGGAAGAGCAGCAGGACGATCTGATTCGCCAGAGAGCGCAGGCCCGAGCGGCCCTGAAGCGCTGGATTGGCCCGGCCGCCAACGACAAACCTGTGGGCAGCTTGCCTGAATGGCCTGTCGAAGCCTCTGGCTACTCTCATAAGCTGCAACATCACCCAGAATTGGCAGCGTTTGCGCCAATGACCCGCGAAGCGCAAGCGAAGGTCCGTGAAGCCGAAGCGGAAAAACAGTCGGATTGGAGCTGGGAAGTCGACTATCAGAATCGCGGCCGACAGTTCGGCGACATGGTCAGCGTGCAATTTTCATGGGATCTACCGCTGTTTCCTGACTCTCGGCAAAACCCAAAAATTGCGGCCAAGCACGCTGAACTCAACCAGCTTGAGGCTGAGCGTGAAGCCCTTTCACGCGAGCACACCCAGCAACTGGAGGACGAGCTGGCCGACTATGAACGCTTGAATCGTGCCGTACATCGAACCCAGGACAGTCTGTTGCCCTTGGCCAAGGAAAAGGTCGAGCTCAGTATGGCCAGCTACCGCGCCGGCAAAGGCGATTTGAGCTCCGTCGTGGCCGCTCGGCGCGAGCTCATCGAAGCCCGCCTCAAACAGATCGACGTGGAAGAGCAGCGAGCGCTGACCAGTGCGCGTCTGCATTTCGCTTACGGGGAGTCCAGCCAATGA
- a CDS encoding DUF2933 domain-containing protein gives MNNHQHPDGNTTAPFWRRKTGVVLIMLIAIGAFYVLREHFSHVYPFWPYLILLICPLMHFFGHGHGGHSHGDQAATHKDEKGK, from the coding sequence ATGAATAACCATCAGCATCCGGATGGAAACACCACCGCACCATTTTGGAGGCGCAAAACAGGCGTTGTACTAATCATGCTCATTGCGATTGGTGCCTTCTACGTGTTGCGGGAGCATTTCAGCCACGTTTATCCATTTTGGCCTTATCTGATTCTGTTGATCTGTCCATTGATGCATTTTTTTGGACATGGACATGGCGGACATAGCCATGGCGATCAGGCAGCAACCCACAAGGACGAAAAAGGGAAATAG
- a CDS encoding co-regulatory protein PtrA N-terminal domain-containing protein, whose translation MNRLKMLFFVSSILVSASVWAESGGDRVIERMESLRDRAEAVLIQAEKAPEGQRHVHMAEHMKMLGDIMSQLHKDHPDASMPPQQHLAWMEKHDKIVDDVLSQMQREHKLMLSECHQ comes from the coding sequence ATGAATCGCCTGAAAATGCTGTTTTTTGTGAGCTCGATACTCGTCTCAGCTTCTGTATGGGCTGAAAGTGGCGGAGACCGGGTGATAGAGCGTATGGAAAGCCTGCGCGACAGGGCTGAAGCCGTACTGATTCAAGCTGAAAAAGCCCCTGAAGGACAGCGTCATGTCCACATGGCCGAGCATATGAAGATGCTCGGCGACATCATGAGCCAACTCCATAAAGATCATCCAGACGCATCAATGCCACCTCAGCAGCACCTCGCCTGGATGGAAAAGCACGACAAAATCGTCGATGACGTTTTGAGCCAAATGCAGCGCGAGCACAAATTGATGCTTTCAGAGTGCCATCAGTAA